A genome region from Vicia villosa cultivar HV-30 ecotype Madison, WI unplaced genomic scaffold, Vvil1.0 ctg.000163F_1_1, whole genome shotgun sequence includes the following:
- the LOC131624797 gene encoding NAC domain-containing protein 83-like: MNALNSRLSKDFMPTDDELLQKFLYNKINNKPIPDYLNIIEHDLFGTNKNPLDIWNEFEASFSYGGKDLYFFTTLKKKSATSTRSVRTIGSGNWKGEDTGKNIFAKDTDQLLGLKKRYRFERSNTPQDGGWILHEYNLHKSLVNNTPVNNYVLCRFRKNLKLESKNTQAKSSIGDQSNSHLRNISRIKNCSAQESKEREPIIHKQEEPIIPKQIEPLISGNDVLVKKYIIYEEAITQSNDGGNEKKYGDDDDDEMSCPEFFAKNLLEIGN, from the exons ATGAATGCTCTCAATTCTCGTTTAAGCAAAGACTTCATGCCAACTGATGATGAACTTCTTCAAAAGTTTCTCTACAACAAAATTAACAATAAACCAATTCCCGATTATCTCAACATTATCGAACATGATTTGTTTGGTACTAATAAGAATCCGTTGGATATATGGAATGAGTTTGAAGCTTCGTTCTCATATGGCGGAAAAGACCTATATTTCTTTACTACCTTAAAGAAGAAATCTGCTACAAGCACACGCTCCGTTCGCACTATTGGCAGTGGTAATTGGAAAGGCGAAGACACCGGAAAAAATATATTTGCCAAAGACACGGACCAACTCCTCGGTTTAAAAAAACGTTATCGTTTTGAGAGGAGTAACACTCCTCAAGATGGTGGATGGATCTTGCACGAATATAACCTCCACAAATCTTTGGTTAACAATACTCCG GTCAACAATTATGTTCTATGCAGATttagaaagaatttgaaattggAATCAAAAAATACACAAGCAAAATCAAGTATAGGTGATCAATCCAATTCTCATTTAAGAAATATTTCACGAATAAAAAATTGTTCTGCACAAGAGAGTAAAGAAAGAGAACCTATCATTCATAAACAAGAAGAACCTATCATTCCTAAACAAATAGAACCACTCATATCG GGAAATGATGTTTTggtgaaaaaatatattatttatgaaGAAGCAATAACTCAATCAAATGATGGTGGAAACGAGAAAAAATAtggggatgatgatgatgatgagatgtCTTGTCCTGAATTTTTTGCAAAGAATCTGTTGGAAATTGGAAATTAA
- the LOC131624842 gene encoding transcriptional activator DEMETER-like — translation MNEQQQNNRTSIMNFGEQLWDQDGKQFQINNTWVPITPEKPIQIRTNTISDWPANQMRTNYQEYPLNGNDYMNKMLLHYHEPYQNPRLIGQTGQIGEYNNFSGNSVNRNSVVNHIAESYTRAQHYENKGLNNHRLELLLKKNATDIATANRNLDTSINMAASNPLLPKFYPKSSSDVSYSCAASDNVYREANRFLIPNRNSEFRGSNTDNLLNNDIHCSVSNQMKGIFSDASYGDTYPEHYFNYVQNAEVDATTSFTNSLQSTPKTMDQLEFVENQFVRLHELSCDLDNNAIAESTSHGKDFVPCTENEIQEYCDGLLQQIVDSSSAVISTSHGDQKSSVSNICDKVSTEIFDLNKTPEQKVPRRRKHRPKVIREAKPKRNTNPASQKIETKDKPRRKRKVVAKTAATPEAGVIKDTCDSTAATTKSSRRALNFDLENSTHESQSSMVFQQEIYHINEKAFNTTSDYKVKEMHSGASIKYDPNSPLMISQQDDLAVGHRQPSNTDDIPLLLKGKESNPFLSERESTITLSETTEKQIAKFSVIEKGPTQGKSSLWQERNSGCMQQYISANEIGNTLFQSETCFENTQETGELIFENMFQLLNNHSNPIEAKGSKRKYSNSTKNQLHSSRNPPGASLCQEILQVDGNFTSTTLAKGFLKKNKRKRTQNKLHSKVRGGSSSQIKPKDDSRKVRKAEKNGFQSHNEETTNCCIESSRFVEKQTRGIRTGDSFAISGERHQIYPTLMDSIICQLNSLHVNGSNTSEMGEQKALVPYKGDGSIVPYQEFEFEKKRKPRPKVDLDPETERTWKLLMGIEGSEDLEGADKKKEKWWEEERNVFRGRADSFIARMHLVQGDRRFSKWKGSVVDSVIGVFLTQNVSDHLSSSAFMSLAARFPLKSKSSDVVTHTLVEEPQHCIENQAGIIGSYERGKLNPPTYYIDFEMPRHTEDLLKDSKTSRINESLIKPNNHSSEEEFLSSQDSLDSSVTQDTRIRSNSESELRNSGCEHSKAQFLTSTNSQEVGITTIFQEFYHIVNGVSLIEERTHGKLQQHDVKQSSRVGRNDIPSFHSASGPPCSFGNPKKQQPPGAPSTNYESYYSYIQGLDTFQINGEEFSWPDTLSIHNEFQDNSYMRFGINGTGESVDKPTEMQDGNGTLGSPELPTMKSYRPLSKHSAFIGDTSQSRSHTNYNQPSPNHHLVSQKTFQSEGKTYAESSNNSHICGEDHAGNDHSNILTCAEEVFDSEKIISTETRQVCYDNTQAEKKAKKQVSPGQKDKEGKLKVRKERKTKPEANKKHEDDWDKLRKEVEENGTKIERNADAMDSLDYEAIRCASVKEISDAIKERGMNNMLAERIKEFLNRLVREHGSIDLEWLRHAPPDKVKDYLLSMRGLGLKSVECVRLLTLHHLAFPVDTNVGRIAVRLGWVPLQPLPEKLQIHLLELYPVLESIQKYLWPRLCKLDQRTLYELHYQMITFGKVFCTKKKPNCNACPMRAECRHFASAFASARLALPGPEEKQIVSMPVPIADERSPPNLNPVILPLPGNNTSIEVCPQSRPCEPIIEEPATPEQSTEALESDIEDFFWEDPDEIPTINVNLEVFAKSLQNHMQEHEGDQSKALVAWNPQSASIPTPKLKNVSRLRTEHQVYELPDSHPLLEKMDKREPDDPSPYLLAIWSPGETANSTEPPQSKCGSQDSTSLCNDNTCFSCNSIREANSQIVRGTILIPCRTATRGSFPLNGTYFQVNELFADHASSIKPIDIPRAWIWNLPRRTVYFGTSVSSIFKGLSTQEIQHCFWRGFVCVRGFDQQKRAPRPLFARFHFIESKFAKTKK, via the exons ATGAatgaacaacaacaaaacaacag GACTTCAATAATGAACTTCGGCGAACAGCTTTGGGATCAAGATGggaaacaatttcaaataaaCAATACATGGGTACCCATCACCCCTGAGAAACCCATTCAAATAAGAACTAATACAATATCAGACTGGCCAGCGAACCAAATGAGAACAAATTATCAAGAATATCCTCTAAATGGAAATGACTACATGAATAAGATGCTGCTGCATTACCATGAACCATATCAGAATCCCCGTCTGATAGGGCAAACAGGCCAAATTGGAGAGTACAATAACTTTAGTGGCAATTCAGTCAATAGAAACAGTGTTGTCAATCACATTGCAGAATCTTACACTCGGGCACAGCATTACGAGAACAAAGGATTGAACAATCATAGGTTGGAACTACTGCTCAAGAAGAACGCAACTGATATAGCTACTGCTAACAGGAATTTGGATACAAGCATCAACATGGCAGCGAGCAATCCATTGCTACCAAAATTTTATCCTAAGTCTAGTAGTGATGTGAGTTATTCCTGTGCAGCTTCAGACAATGTGTACAGAGAAGCAAATAGATTTCTCATTCCAAATAGGAATTCTGAATTTAGAGGCAGTAATACAGACAATTTGCTCAACAATGATATTCACTGCTCAGTCTCAAACCAAATGAAGGGCATCTTCTCTGATGCATCCTATG GTGATACTTACCCTGAGCATTATTTCAACTATGTGCAAAATGCAGAAGTTGATGCTACCACTAGTTTCACCAACTCCCTCCAATCAACACCAAAAACAATGGATCAGCTCGAGTTTGTTGAAAACCAGTTTGTGCGCTTACACGAGTTGTCGTGCGATCTTGACAACAATGCAATAGCTGAAAGCACAAGTCATGGGAAAGATTTTGTTCCATGCACAGAGAATGAAATCCAAGAATATTGTGATGGGCTTCTACAGCAAATTGTAGATTCTTCATCAGCAGTAATCTCAACATCGCATGGGGATCAAAAGAGTTCGGTCAGCAACATCTGTGACAAGGTAAGTACCGAGATTTTTGACCTGAACAAGACACCTGAGCAGAAAGTACCTAGGCGCAGAAAGCATAGGCCAAAGGTAATTAGAGAGGCCAAGCCCAAAAGAAATACAAACCCAGCAAGTCAAAAGATAGAGACTAAGGATAAACCACGCAGAAAAAGGAAGGTTGTTGCAAAAACTGCAGCAACACCGGAGGCAGGTGTTATAAAAGACACGTGTGATTCAACGGCAGCAACTACAAAATCCAGCAGGAGAGCTCTAAATTTTGACTTAGAAAATAGTACACATGAAAGCCAGAGCAGCATGGTTTTTCAGCAAGAGATCTACCATATAAATGAGAAAGCTTTTAATACCACTTCTGACTACAAGGTCAAAGAGATGCATAGTGGAGCAAGTATAAAGTATGATCCAAACTCACCTTTGATGATCAGTCAGCAGGATGACCTTGCCGTAGGACACCGACAACCCAGTAACACAGATGATATTCCACTTCTATTGAAAGGAAAGGAATCAAATCCTTTCCTCTCGGAGAGGGAATCAACCATAACTTTGTCAGAAACTACAGAAAAGCAGATAGCAAAATTTTCGGTCATTGAGAAAGGTCCAACACAAGGAAAATCTAGTCTATGGCAGGAAAGAAATAGCGGATGCATGCAACAATACATTAGTGCAAATGAAATTGGCAACACTCTCTTTCAATCAGAAACATGTTTTGAAAACACTCAGGAGACAGGggaactgatttttgaaaatatgttTCAGTTGCTTAACAATCATTCCAACCCCATTGAAGCAAAGGGTTCCAAGAGAAAATATTCTAACAGCACTAAGAACCAACTTCACTCATCCAGAAATCCACCTGGTGCTTCCTTGTGCCAAGAGATTTTACAAGTGGATGGAAACTTCACAAGTACAACTCTTGCCAAAGGtttcttaaagaaaaataaaaggaaaagaacTCAAAATAAACTCCACTCAAAAGTCCGCGGAGGATCTTCCAGCCAAATAAAGCCTAAAGATGATTCACGGAAAGTAAGAAAAGCAGAAAAAAATGGGTTTCAATCACATAACGAGGAAACGACAAACTGCTGTATTGAAAGCAGTAGATTTGTAGAGAAGCAAACCAGGGGAATTCGCACTGGTGATTCCTTTGCTATCTCAG GAGAGCGACACCAGATATATCCCACCCTGATGGACAGCATAATTTGCCAACTGAATAGTCTCCACGTCAATGGGAGCAACACGTCAGAGATGGGAGAACAAAAGGCACTTGTCCCATATAAGGGAGATGGTTCTATTGTACCCTACcaggaatttgaatttgaaaagaaacgTAAACCAAGGCCTAAAGTGGACCTTGATCCAGAAACAGAGAGAACCTGGAAACTGTTGATGGGTATCGAAGGAAGTGAAGACCTTGAAGGAGCTGACAAGAAAAAGGAGAAGTGGTGGGAAGAGGAAAGAAATGTATTTCGTGGACGAGCTGATTCCTTCATTGCACGGATGCATCTTGTTCAAG GAGATAGACGTTTTTCAAAGTGGAAAGGATCTGTTGTTGATTCTGTGATTGGTGTTTTTCTCACTCAGAATGTCTCAGACCATCTTTCAAG CTCTGCCTTTATGTCTCTAGCAGCAAGGTTTCCTCTCAAGTCAAAAAGTAGTGATGTTGTCACACACACATTGGTTGAAGAGCCACAACATTGCATAGAAAATCAAGCTGGCATAATAGGATCATATGAAAGAGGAAAATTAAATCCACCAACCTACTATATTGACTTTGAGATGCCGCGTCATACAGAAGATCTTTTGAAAGACAGTAAAACTTCAAGGATAAATGAGAGCCTAATAAAGCCAAATAATCATAGCTCAGAGGAAGAATTCTTATCATCACAAGATTCTCTTGATTCCTCAGTTACTCAAGATACCAGAATTAGATCCAATTCAGAATCAGAATTACGTAACAGTGGGTGTGAACACAGCAAGGCTCAGTTCTTAACTTCAACAAATTCTCAAGAGGTAGGAATAACCACTATCTTTCAGGAATTTTACCATATTGTAAACGGGGTATCACTAATTGAAGAGAGAACCCATGGAAAGCTACAGCAACATGATGTGAAACAAAGTTCAAGAGTAGGCAGAAATGATATTCCCAGTTTCCATTCAGCATCTGGCCCTCCCTGCAGCTTTGGAAATCCAAAAAAGCAACAGCCGCCAGGAGCCCCTTCAACAAACTATGAGTCATATTACTCGTACATACAAGGTCTGGATACTTTTCAAATTAATGGTGAGGAGTTTTCTTGGCCTGACACTCTTTCTATACACAATGAATTTCAAGACAACAGTTATATGAGATTTGGCATCAACGGAACTGGAGAGAGTGTGGATAAACCCACTGAAATGCAGGATGGAAATGGAACATTGGGGTCTCCAGAGTTACCAACTATGAAATCTTACAGACCATTAAGCAAGCACTCAGCTTTTATAGGAGATACTTCTCAATCTAGATCTCATACAAACTATAATCAACCTTCACCTAACCATCACCTTGTGAGTCAGAAAACCTTCCAATCAGAGGGCAAGACATATGCAGAATCATCAAATAATTCTCACATATGTGGCGAAGATCATGCAGGGAACGATCACAGCAATATATTAACATGTGCAGAAGAAGTTTTTGACAGTGAAAAAATTATATCCACGGAAACCAGACAGGTATGCTATGATAATACTCAGGCTGAAAAGAAGGCAAAGAAGCAAGTTTCTCCAGGCCAAAAAGACAAAGAGGGAAAACTCAAGGttcgaaaagaaagaaaaacgaaGCCTGAGGCCAACAAAAAGCATGAAGATGACTGGGACAAACTAAGGAAGGAGGTAGAAGAAAATGGGACAAAGATAGAAAGAAACGCAGATGCTATGGATTCACTGGACTATGAAGCAATAAGATGTGCCTCTGTTAAAGAGATATCTGATGCTATCAAAGAGCGGGGGATGAACAACATGCTAGCTGAACGAATCAAG GAATTCCTGAATAGACTGGTTAGAGAACATGGAAGCATTGACCTTGAATGGTTAAGACATGCTCCCCCTGATAAAGTAAA GGACTATCTGCTAAGCATGAGAGGATTGGGGTTAAAAAGTGTGGAATGTGTACGGCTTCTGACACTTCATCATCTTGCTTTCCCA GTTGACACCAATGTTGGAAGGATAGCCGTTAGACTTGGATGGGTTCCTCTCCAACCACTTCCTGAAAAACTACAAATACACCTCCTTGAATT GTATCCAGTGCTAGAGTCTATTCAAAAGTATCTTTGGCCAAGATTGTGCAAACTTGATCAAAGAACCTT GTATGAGCTACACTACCagatgattacatttgggaag GTTTTCTGCacaaagaaaaaaccaaattgCAATGCATGCCCAATGCGAGCAGAGTGCAGACATTTTGCCAGTGCTTTTGCAAG TGCACGGCTTGCCTTGCCAGGACCAGAAGAGAAGCAAATTGTGAGCATGCCTGTTCCCATTGCAGATGAGAGAAGCCCTCCAAATTTAAACCCAGTGATCCTACCTCTCCCTGGGAACAACACGAGCATTGAAGTGTGTCCTCAAAGTAGGCCGTGCGAGCCAATCATTGAAGAACCAGCAACACCAGAACAGAGTACGGAGGCATTAGAAAGTGACATTGAGGACTTCTTTTGGGAGGATCCTGATGAAATTCCTACTATCAATGTCAATCTCGAAGTGTTTGCGAAGAGTTTACAGAACCACATGCAAGAACATGAAGGTGACCAGTCTAAGGCCCTTGTTGCCTGGAACCCACAGTCTGCTTCCATCCCAACACCAAAACTGAAGAATGTGAGCCGGCTAAGAACAGAACACCAAGT ATATGAACTTCCAGATTCACATCCTCTGTTGGAAAAG ATGGATAAGCGGGAACCTGATGACCCAAGCCCGTATCTTCTTGCAATATGGTCACCAG GTGAGACTGCAAATTCCACTGAACCGCCGCAAAGTAAGTGTGGATCGCAAGACTCAACCAGCCTGTGCAATGACAACACATGCTTTTCATGCAATAGCATTAGAGAAGCTAATTCACAAATTGTGAGAGGAACAATTCTG ATACCGTGTAGAACGGCAACAAGGGGAAGCTTTCCACTCAACGGAACTTACTTTCAAGTTAACGAG TTATTTGCGGACCACGCATCCAGCATTAAGCCCATAGATATCCCTAGGGCATGGATATGGAATTTGCCAAGGAGGACGGTATACTTTGGAACCTCTGTATCGTCAATTTTCAAAG GTCTCTCAACCCAAGAAATTCAGCATTGCTTTTGGAGAG GATTTGTTTGCGTTAGGGGATTCGATCAACAAAAACGTGCACCTCGCCCACTTTTTGCCAGATTCCATTTTATAGAAAGTAAATTTGCAAAGACAAAAAAGTGA